The Nicotiana tabacum cultivar K326 chromosome 14, ASM71507v2, whole genome shotgun sequence genome contains a region encoding:
- the LOC107796351 gene encoding proteinase inhibitor I-B-like, with protein MSLNTIQFGFSFFVFFKAKAMEGKTMIKLSHVVAFLLLASLFQPLTARDLVFEVSDEIDVLRFPMAKENQVKTLDDVSKPFFCPGKQSWPELVGKPAETAKKIIEKENPIAKVQFLFPGMVRPANYVCGRVFVVVNWNLIVQITPRMG; from the exons ATGAGTCTTAACACAATACaatttggattttctttctttgtatttttcaaagcAAAGGCAATGGAAGGGAAGACTATGATCAAGTTATCTCATGTGGTTGCTTTCTTGCTCCTTGCATCAC TTTTTCAACCTCTTACGGCACGAGATCTGGTATTCGAAGTGAGTGATGAAATAGATGTCTTGCGATTTCCAATGGCAAAAGAAAACCAAGTGAAAACACTTGATGATGTCTCTAAACCCTTTTTTTGCCCAG gAAAGCAATCATGGCCTGAACTTGTGGGAAAGCCAGCGGAGACTGCTAAGAAAATAATTGAGAAGGAAAATCCCATAGCCAAAGTTCAGTTTTTGTTCCCTGGTATGGTTAGGCCAGCTAATTATGTTTGTGGTCGAGTTTTTGTGGTTGTTAACTGGAATCTCATTGTTCAAATTACTCCCAGGATGGGTTAA
- the LOC142168820 gene encoding uncharacterized protein LOC142168820, whose product MRPDRNKRGHEFWCEFYNDHDHRAADCRLLQGEVEYLLKQGYLTDLFSEKGKQSYMKNMQEPPKSSSPKRTVNVIIGGEECNGATYMTARTTSKVTVTNGKRVCQVLEGDIIVLDDEDVDGLIISHSDALVISLLVHYTNVKRVFIDPCISVNIILLRVGNEMQANDRIIPKARSLSGFDNSSVITKG is encoded by the coding sequence ATGAGGCCAGATCGTAACAAAAGGGGTCATGAATTTTGGTGCGAGTTTTACAATGATCATGACCATAGAGCAGCAGATTGTAGGCTCTTACAGGGAGAAGTTGAATATTTATTAAAGCAAGGCTATCTCACTGATTTGTTtagtgaaaaaggaaaacaatcttacatgaaaaacatgcaagaACCACCGAAGTCCTCGTCGCCAAAGAGAACGGTAAACGTTATAATTGGGGGAGAAGAATGTAACGGGGCAACATATATGACTGCAAGAACGACATCCAAGGTTACCGTTACCAATGGGAAACGGGTTTGCCAAGTTTTGGAAGGTGACATCATAGTGTTGGATGATGAAGACGTGGATGGCCTGATAATTTCTCATagtgatgcactggtaatatctctgCTTGTACATTATACTAATGTTAAACGAGTATTCATTGACCCATGTATCTCAGTAAATATCATCCTACTGAGGGTGGGGAACGAGATGCAAGCGAATGATCGAATCATACCAAAAGCACGGTCACTGTCCgggttcgacaattcaagtgtcaTCACAAAAGGATAA
- the LOC107796341 gene encoding uncharacterized protein LOC107796341 isoform X1: MQISWWSRDIHHEVGKQEQKAMDKERGVMELQKTERDELIGGENEYKTEAAEAVLEKPDILEEVSDVSNSLHVVPEVAHPDFGDSDASPVNCDTGTSKMHPSIGTTCCRLSGLSAPQNMIDGTSPYVMNVNSSTCSTYTIPPVVTTGLSSNHKDQSKSTSDVADSASKAHSQLLDDLPDARQQVLKKEVAISHRSELTEADREKPSLEMPSVSSPRNPPRSIGSAIQSMSKLKVSVKNDLISVKRSISDNFNLTQKSVPLFNSAETAVLLNADPHKALEPKDMENPLVQSVAITSENFLSHQVTAPATAEKPMAVEAPFPALAKRWISTPLLSSITSSIRIK; this comes from the exons ATGCAGATTTCCTGGTGGTCGCGAGATATCCACCATGAAGTA GGTAAACAGGAGCAGAAAGCAATGGATAAGGAGAGGGGTGTTATGGAGCTACAGAAGACTGAACGAGATGAGCTTATTGGTGGTGAAAATGAGTACAAGACTGAGGCGGCAGAAGCAGTACTTGAAAAGCCAGACATACTTGAAGAGGTTTCAGATGTTTCTAATTCGCTACATGTCGTTCCAGAAGTAGCTCATCCTGATTTCGGAGACAGTGATGCAAGTCCTGTTAATTGTGATACAGGCACCTCTAAAATGCATCCTTCTATAGGAACTACTTGCTGCAGGTTAAGTGGCCTTTCAGCTCCACAGAATATGATTGATGGAACAAGTCCTTATGTTATGAACGTTAATTCATCAACGTGCTCCACATACACGATTCCTCCGGTTGTTACAACTGGACTATCTTCGAACCATAAAGATCAAAGCAAGTCAACTAGTGATGTAGCTGATTCCGCTAGCAAAGCACATAGTCAGCTGTTAGATGATCTTCCAGATGCTCGGCAGCAAGTGTTGAAGAAG GAAGTAGCAATTTCGCATCGGAGCGAGCTGACTGAGGCTGATAGAGAAAAACCTTCCTTGGAGATGCCAAGTGTAAGTTCTCCTAGAAACCCTCCAAGAAGTATAGGCTCGGCCATTCAGTCGATGTCCAAGTTGAAGGTCTCAGTTAAAAATGACCTTATCTCAGTTAAGAGATCGATCTCAGATAACTTCAACCTGACTCAGAAATCAGTTCCCTTGTTTAATTCAGCTGAAACTGCTGTGTTATTGAATGCTGATCCTCATAAAGCCTTAGAGCCAAAAGACATGGAGAATCCCTTAGTGCAGTCAGTTGCAATTACATCTGAGAATTTCCTGTCTCATCAAGTGACTGCCCCTGCTACAGCTGAAAAGCCCATGGCCGTGGAAGCACCTTTCCCAGCCCTAGCCAAGCGTTGGATCAGCACACCCTTGCTCAGCAGCATAACCAGCTCAATTCGTATAAAGTAG
- the LOC142168819 gene encoding uncharacterized protein LOC142168819 produces the protein MSQPQATMPDLVQEHGVQDAPSPMPTVVPTITLPAGAVIRKARGAAPLTWDEFSKLFMDHFLPDSLKQKYVRDFERLVQTPDMDMSTYNTKFCNLASYAPYLVPTHEARVRRLVDRLVGRLYTAVAPHMKTLSYTNAVDLARKIENKVRDERATSELRKKAKTGGSFSGSFSENRRAGNQRQQQQQGSQTGTHLSSQSAYRPHYRQGTRGPSSLSRHRNSRQIYAIAPVCQTCGRSHLGQCRVLIGECFRCGQLGHHLRDCPQPPRNFNQASTQSTAPTHTTRNTLGATDIGNRGRCAGDRATVNQGQGNAGRGQARVFAFTRQDAQASNAVVTSILSVCSFDALALIDPGSTHSYVSSYFALRFSRQPELLNDPFLVATLVGESLLAEYVYRACQIRVEGRDTLVDLIIVKFEIPNKPSFVLKGGQVPETCKVVSFMKAQRLLKKGCLGLLAIVNYTIKETISIENVPVVREFSDVFPEDLPGLPPDFSIKAAPLTKLTQKNTKFQWTQECEQSFQKLKTCLTTAPILTLPSGSEGFTIFCDASRVGLGCVLMQNGRVIAYALRQLKKHEQKYHTHDLEMAAAFKAKHQRPAGLLQQIEIPEWKWERITMDFVTGLPRTLRGYDSVWVIVDRLTKSAYFLLVKTTYSGVRYAQIFMNEIVRLHGVPISIISDRESQVTSHFWKSFQEALGARFEVGETNLLGSDLVQEAMDKVQLIRQRLLTAQSRQKSYADKRRRDLVFAIRDKVFLRVSPMKGVMRFGKRGKLNPGFIGPYEILDRMGVVDYHLALPLELSFIHPVFHVSMLRKCISDSSQVLEAPTIPLDEKLSYEEEPMAIVVRQIRKLLSKNIVFVNVLWRNHIVEEATWEIEDAIRVNYPHLFQSTEKIVDAGENFVN, from the exons ATGAGTCAACCCCAAGCTACTATGCCAGATCTAGTGCAAGAACATGGGGTTCAGGATGCTCCATCGCCAATGCCAACTGTTGTACCTACTATTACCTTACCTGCTGGCGCAGTGATAAG GAAGGCCAGAGGAGCAGCCCCACTGACATGGGACGAGTTCAGTAAGTTGTTTATGGATCATTTTCTTCCAGATAGCCTGAAGCAAAAATATGTTAGAGACTTTGAGAGATTGGTTCAAACTCCAGATATGGATATGTCAACCTACAACACGAAGTTTTGTAATCTGGCGAGTTATGCTCCTTACTTAGTGCCTACCCATGAAGCTCGAGTTCGGAGGCTTGTTGATAGGTTGGTTGGTCGTCTATACACTGCAGTAGCCCCACATATGAAGACTTTGTCCTACACTAATGCAGTTGATCTCGCTAGAAAGATTGAAAATAAGGTACGTGATGAGCGCGCAACTAGTGAATTACGTAAGAAGGCCAAGACAGGAGGATCTTTCAGTGGCAGTTTTAGTGAAAATCGCAGAGCAGGAAATcagagacaacaacaacaacaaggttCTCAGACAGGGACACATTTGTCTTCACAGTCCGCATACAGACCACATTACAGACAGGGTACTAGGGGACCATCATCATTATCTAGACATCGTAATTCTAGGCAAATATATGCCATTGCTCCAGTCTGCCAGACCTGTGGTAGATCACATTTGGGCCAGTGTCGTGTTCTAATTGGAGAGTGCTTTCGATGTGGCCAGTTGGGACATCACTTGAGGGATTGCCCTCAGCCTCCGAGGAATTTTAACCAGGCTTCTACTCAGTCAACTGCACCTACTCATACTACTCGTAATACCTTAGGTGCTACAGATATAGGAAATAGAGGTCGATGTGCTGGAGATCGTGCTACTGTGAATCAAGGACAAGGGAAtgctggtagaggtcaggcgagagtttttgcatttactagacaGGATGCTCAGGCCTCGAATGCAGTGGTTACAAGTATTCTTTCTGTCTGTTCATTTGATGCacttgcgttgattgatccgggatctactcacTCCTATGTCTCCTCGTACTTTGCTTTGAGGTTTAGTAGACAACCTGAGCTATTGAATGATCCTTTTCTAGTTGCTACTCTTGTTGGAGAGTCTTTATTAGCGGAATACGTGTATCGTGCTTGTCAGATTCGGGTTGAGGGTAGAGATACTCTAGTTGACcttatt ATAGTTAAGTTTGAGATACCAAACAAACCTAGTTTTGTTCTAAAAGGGGGTCAGGTTCCAGAGACTTGCAAAGTtgtatcttttatgaaggctcaacgacTTCTGAAGAAAGGTTGCTTGGGTCTCTTAGCTATTGTAAATTACACGATAAAGGAAACAATTAGTATAGAAAATGTACCAGTAGTGAGagaattttctgatgtatttcctgaggaTTTACCAGGATTGCCTCCA GATTTCTCCATAAAAGCAGCGCCACTGACCAAGCTAACACAGAAAAATACAAAGTTTCAGTGGACGCAGGAatgtgagcagagctttcagaaactcaaaacATGTTTGACAACTGCACCAATATTAACCTTACCATCAGGTTCTGAAGGATTTACAATATTCTGTGACGCCTCAAGGGTGGGATTAGGATGTGTTCTCATGCAAAATGGTCGCGTTATAGCTTATGCTTTGAGACAATTGAAAAAGCACGAGCAAAAATATCATacacatgatttggagatggctGCAGCG TTCAAGGCTAAGCATCAGCGACCTGCAGGTCTACTACAACaaattgagattccagagtggaaatgggaaagaattACGATGGATTTTGTGACTGGCCTACCCCGTACTCTTAGAGGTTATGATTCTGTGTGGGTAATTGTAGATCGATTAACAAAATCAGCATACTTTTTGCTAGTGAAGACTACATATAGTGGAGTGAGGTATGCACAGATATTTATGAACGAAATTGTCCGACTTCACGGAGTTCcaatatccatcatctctgatagagAATCACAAGTTACTTCAcacttttggaaatcttttcaagaaGCATTGGGTGCACGA TTTGAAGTTGGTGAGACTAACTTATTGGGATCCGACTTAGTACAAGAAGCTATGGACAAGGTCCAGTTAATTAGACAGAGATTGCTTACAGCTCAAAGCAGACAAAAATCTTATGCGGATAAGAGAAGAAGAGACTTAGTGTTCGCAATTAGAGACAAAGTGTTCCTACGAGTCTCccctatgaaaggcgtgatgcggtttgggaaaagAGGAAAGTTGAACCCCGGGTTTATAGGACCGTATGAGATACTAGACCGAATGGGAGTTGTGGATTATCATTTGGCACTTCCTCTTGAGTTGTCTTttattcatccagtgtttcatgtctcAATGCTAAGAAAATGTATATCAGACTCATCTCAGGTGCTTGAAGCACCGACTATACCGCTCGATGAGAagttgtcttatgaggaggagccgatggctattgtTGTTAGACAAATAAGAAAACTACTGTCAAAAAACATTGTGTTCGTGAACGTCTTATGGAGAAATCATATTGTTGAAGAAGCTACATGGGAAATAGAAGATGCTATACGAGTCaattatcctcatttatttcagtCTACAG agaAAATAGTTGACGCGGGCGagaatttcgttaattag
- the LOC107796341 gene encoding uncharacterized protein LOC107796341 isoform X2, translated as MDKERGVMELQKTERDELIGGENEYKTEAAEAVLEKPDILEEVSDVSNSLHVVPEVAHPDFGDSDASPVNCDTGTSKMHPSIGTTCCRLSGLSAPQNMIDGTSPYVMNVNSSTCSTYTIPPVVTTGLSSNHKDQSKSTSDVADSASKAHSQLLDDLPDARQQVLKKEVAISHRSELTEADREKPSLEMPSVSSPRNPPRSIGSAIQSMSKLKVSVKNDLISVKRSISDNFNLTQKSVPLFNSAETAVLLNADPHKALEPKDMENPLVQSVAITSENFLSHQVTAPATAEKPMAVEAPFPALAKRWISTPLLSSITSSIRIK; from the exons ATGGATAAGGAGAGGGGTGTTATGGAGCTACAGAAGACTGAACGAGATGAGCTTATTGGTGGTGAAAATGAGTACAAGACTGAGGCGGCAGAAGCAGTACTTGAAAAGCCAGACATACTTGAAGAGGTTTCAGATGTTTCTAATTCGCTACATGTCGTTCCAGAAGTAGCTCATCCTGATTTCGGAGACAGTGATGCAAGTCCTGTTAATTGTGATACAGGCACCTCTAAAATGCATCCTTCTATAGGAACTACTTGCTGCAGGTTAAGTGGCCTTTCAGCTCCACAGAATATGATTGATGGAACAAGTCCTTATGTTATGAACGTTAATTCATCAACGTGCTCCACATACACGATTCCTCCGGTTGTTACAACTGGACTATCTTCGAACCATAAAGATCAAAGCAAGTCAACTAGTGATGTAGCTGATTCCGCTAGCAAAGCACATAGTCAGCTGTTAGATGATCTTCCAGATGCTCGGCAGCAAGTGTTGAAGAAG GAAGTAGCAATTTCGCATCGGAGCGAGCTGACTGAGGCTGATAGAGAAAAACCTTCCTTGGAGATGCCAAGTGTAAGTTCTCCTAGAAACCCTCCAAGAAGTATAGGCTCGGCCATTCAGTCGATGTCCAAGTTGAAGGTCTCAGTTAAAAATGACCTTATCTCAGTTAAGAGATCGATCTCAGATAACTTCAACCTGACTCAGAAATCAGTTCCCTTGTTTAATTCAGCTGAAACTGCTGTGTTATTGAATGCTGATCCTCATAAAGCCTTAGAGCCAAAAGACATGGAGAATCCCTTAGTGCAGTCAGTTGCAATTACATCTGAGAATTTCCTGTCTCATCAAGTGACTGCCCCTGCTACAGCTGAAAAGCCCATGGCCGTGGAAGCACCTTTCCCAGCCCTAGCCAAGCGTTGGATCAGCACACCCTTGCTCAGCAGCATAACCAGCTCAATTCGTATAAAGTAG